The Helianthus annuus cultivar XRQ/B chromosome 16, HanXRQr2.0-SUNRISE, whole genome shotgun sequence genome includes a window with the following:
- the LOC110917076 gene encoding uncharacterized protein LOC110917076 isoform X1, with product MDPRISFSNDFIDSNHHDNTYTEAPVSSDFEFSIPTFSSNSADEVFFKGKLPPLKEKVVTLRDELLANDDDDMFINNKISTGWWREKFGLRKSQNGKSDNKNLGGLETIDEAKIKPAFYSHNSTGSNRRK from the exons ATGGACCCAAGAATCTCTTTCTCAAATGATTTTATTGATTCAAATCACCATGACAACACTTACACAGAAGCTCCTGTGTCTTCTGATTTCGAGTTTTCGATTCCCACTTTTTCATCAAATTCTGCAGATGAAGTCTTCTTCAAAGGAAAACTTCCACCATTGAAGGAGAAGGTGGTGACACTCAGAGATGAGCTGCTtgctaatgatgatgatgacatgTTCATCAACAATAAGATCTCAACAGGATGGTGGAGAGAGAAGTTTGGACTTCGAAAAAGCCAAAATGGGAAAAGTGACAACAAGAATCTTGGAGGGTTAGAAACCATTGATGAAGCAAAGATCAAACCGGCTTTTTACAGTCACAATTCCACAG GAAGCAATCGGCGTAAATGA
- the LOC110917076 gene encoding uncharacterized protein LOC110917076 isoform X2 translates to MKQRSNRLFTVTIPQEAIGVNELIRSDFLRVHAFYHYCSFFSSNGFLFICFHVTLNQGYNRFMLKQVFFYGSKGYESC, encoded by the exons ATGAAGCAAAGATCAAACCGGCTTTTTACAGTCACAATTCCACAG GAAGCAATCGGCGTAAATGAACTAATCAGGAGTGATTTTTTAAGGGTTCATGCATTTTATCACTACTGCAG CTTCTTCTCTTCGAACGGGTTTCTATTCATTTGTTTTCATGTAACTTTGAATCAAG GCTATAACAGATTCATGCTAAAACAGGTGTTTTTTTACGGGTCAAAAGGATATGAGTCATGTTAG